The following are encoded together in the Tatumella ptyseos genome:
- a CDS encoding lipoprotein, which translates to MRKCFSLILLCCTVLLAGCDHLASYTLSEQEINQSLSKHAAFDKDIGISGLANAHITLDTLHAEIGRAVANQVVLSGHANIDFASLFGQQKADLNLKMSAVPVFNREQGAVYLRDITILDAQAQPQKVQGIVDGLKPVLATSLREYFNQQPAWVLSNDRSKAESLAKKYATGLEVKPGELVIPLAP; encoded by the coding sequence ATGCGTAAGTGTTTTTCTCTTATCCTGCTCTGTTGCACGGTACTATTGGCCGGTTGCGATCACCTCGCGTCTTATACGCTCAGCGAGCAGGAAATCAACCAGAGTCTGAGCAAGCATGCTGCATTCGACAAAGATATCGGTATCAGTGGACTGGCCAATGCGCACATTACACTGGATACATTACATGCTGAAATCGGCCGTGCCGTGGCTAACCAAGTGGTGTTATCGGGTCATGCCAATATCGATTTTGCTTCACTCTTTGGACAACAAAAAGCCGACCTCAATTTAAAAATGAGCGCCGTTCCGGTTTTTAATCGTGAGCAAGGTGCGGTCTACCTGCGTGATATCACTATCTTGGATGCCCAAGCACAACCGCAAAAAGTACAAGGGATTGTTGATGGACTTAAACCTGTGCTCGCGACATCCTTACGCGAATACTTTAACCAGCAACCGGCATGGGTGTTGAGTAATGACCGCTCGAAAGCGGAATCCTTAGCCAAAAAATATGCCACCGGTCTAGAGGTAAAACCGGGTGAGTTAGTTATTCCCCTAGCACCTTGA
- the murJ gene encoding murein biosynthesis integral membrane protein MurJ yields MNLLKSLAAVSSMTLFSRVLGFARDAIVARVFGAGIATDAFFVAFKLPNLLRRIFAEGAFSQAFVPILAEYKSKEGEEATRIFVSYVAGLLTLVLALVTVAGIIAAPWVIYVTAPGFADTADKFALTTALLRVTFPYILLISIASLLGAILNTWNRFSVPAFAPTLLNISMIGFALIGSRYFHPPVMALAWAVVVGGILQLGYQLPHLKKIGMLVLPRINLKDAGVWRVLRQMGPAILGVSVSQISLIINTIFASFLVSGSVSWMYYADRLMEFPSGVLGVALGTILLPSLSRSFSSGNFDEYSRLMDWGLRLCLLLALPSAVALGILAGPLTSALFQYGKFSAFDAAMTQRALVAYSIGLVGLIVVKVLAPGFYSRQDIKTPVKIAIMTLIMTQVMNLAFIGPLKHAGLSLSIGLAACLNAALLYWQLRKKKFFIPQAGWGIFLVRLIVAVIVMAAVLYGVLHMMPAWGQGMMVERLLRLTAVCAAGGISFFATLLLLGFRVKDFSRRSVV; encoded by the coding sequence ATGAATTTACTTAAATCATTAGCGGCCGTGAGTTCCATGACGCTGTTCTCGCGGGTGCTAGGTTTTGCCCGTGATGCGATTGTGGCGCGTGTCTTTGGTGCAGGAATCGCGACAGATGCTTTCTTTGTCGCCTTCAAATTACCGAATTTATTGCGTCGTATATTTGCTGAGGGGGCCTTTTCGCAAGCCTTTGTCCCGATTCTTGCCGAGTACAAGAGCAAAGAAGGTGAAGAGGCTACCCGTATTTTTGTCTCTTATGTGGCAGGCTTACTCACCCTAGTCTTAGCACTGGTGACGGTAGCTGGCATCATCGCAGCGCCTTGGGTCATTTATGTAACCGCGCCAGGCTTTGCTGATACGGCAGATAAATTTGCCCTGACCACGGCATTATTACGGGTCACTTTTCCCTATATTCTGCTCATTTCCATTGCTTCCTTGCTCGGTGCCATCCTGAATACCTGGAATCGATTTTCGGTGCCAGCGTTTGCGCCAACCTTACTGAATATCAGTATGATTGGCTTTGCGCTCATCGGCTCGCGCTATTTTCACCCGCCTGTGATGGCCCTGGCTTGGGCCGTTGTGGTGGGGGGGATTCTACAATTAGGCTATCAGCTTCCTCACCTGAAGAAGATCGGCATGCTAGTGCTGCCACGGATTAATCTTAAAGATGCTGGCGTCTGGCGGGTATTACGTCAAATGGGTCCGGCGATTTTAGGTGTATCGGTTAGCCAAATCTCGCTAATTATTAATACCATCTTCGCTTCATTCTTAGTCTCTGGCTCCGTGTCGTGGATGTATTACGCTGACCGTTTGATGGAGTTTCCGTCAGGGGTGTTAGGAGTGGCCTTAGGGACAATCTTATTGCCTTCACTCTCACGCAGTTTTTCGAGCGGTAACTTTGATGAATATTCGCGTCTGATGGATTGGGGGCTACGACTCTGCCTGCTACTCGCACTGCCTAGTGCGGTTGCACTCGGTATTTTAGCCGGACCTTTGACATCAGCCTTATTTCAATATGGGAAATTTTCTGCTTTTGACGCAGCAATGACCCAGCGCGCCTTAGTCGCGTACTCTATTGGCCTGGTAGGGCTGATCGTGGTGAAGGTACTCGCGCCAGGGTTCTACTCGCGCCAGGATATTAAAACACCGGTTAAAATCGCTATCATGACCCTAATTATGACCCAGGTCATGAACTTGGCCTTTATCGGGCCGCTGAAACATGCGGGCTTGTCACTTTCGATTGGACTCGCCGCCTGTTTAAATGCAGCGTTACTCTATTGGCAACTTCGCAAGAAAAAATTCTTTATCCCACAGGCAGGCTGGGGGATCTTTTTAGTCCGCTTGATCGTGGCGGTGATAGTAATGGCTGCGGTGCTTTATGGCGTATTACACATGATGCCAGCATGGGGTCAAGGCATGATGGTTGAACGTTTACTTCGGCTTACCGCAGTGTGTGCTGCCGGGGGGATAAGTTTCTTTGCCACCTTATTGCTACTTGGTTTTCGAGTGAAGGATTTTTCCCGTCGTAGTGTTGTTTAA
- a CDS encoding SDR family oxidoreductase, with protein sequence MEGDNTILIIGASRGIGLGLVEQFSAQGWQVTATYRGSPVQHSSAHWLALDIAEPASQQHFIEQLADQRFAAVIINAGVFGPAEQRIDKASDEELNQLFLTNSFAPVRLAQALIPNHVTQHAVVAFTSSQMASLTENPTAEMPLYAASKAALNMLVRGLVPMAEQSGVTLLSLHPGWVQTDMGGGKAPVTVAQSSSGLKSVIIAAAGRGGHHYLDYQGQALEW encoded by the coding sequence ATGGAAGGCGATAACACAATCTTAATTATCGGTGCCTCACGTGGAATCGGACTTGGCTTAGTTGAACAGTTTTCTGCGCAAGGCTGGCAGGTGACCGCTACCTATCGTGGTTCACCCGTACAACATAGCTCGGCACACTGGTTGGCTTTAGACATCGCTGAACCGGCCAGCCAGCAACATTTTATTGAACAGCTAGCCGACCAACGTTTCGCGGCCGTTATTATTAATGCAGGAGTCTTTGGCCCGGCAGAACAACGCATTGATAAGGCCAGTGATGAGGAACTGAATCAACTCTTTCTAACCAATAGCTTTGCTCCGGTCCGTCTAGCACAAGCGCTTATCCCCAATCATGTTACGCAGCACGCCGTTGTGGCGTTCACCAGCTCTCAAATGGCCAGTTTGACGGAAAATCCAACGGCTGAAATGCCGCTCTATGCTGCCAGCAAGGCTGCTCTTAACATGCTGGTCCGCGGTTTAGTACCGATGGCGGAGCAAAGCGGTGTGACCCTGCTATCGTTACACCCTGGCTGGGTTCAAACCGACATGGGGGGGGGAAAAGCGCCTGTTACGGTTGCGCAGAGCAGTTCGGGGCTTAAATCGGTCATTATTGCTGCGGCGGGCAGAGGTGGGCATCACTATCTCGACTATCAAGGTCAGGCACTTGAGTGGTAA
- the rimJ gene encoding ribosomal protein S5-alanine N-acetyltransferase, which yields MFGYRSSSPRISLKSESMHIRTVAERDSWLLTDYYQENRDFLMPWEPLRDESYFQHHGWEARLQLMSLQQKQGDAFYFLLLDPTEQQLWGVANFSQVIRGCFQACYLGYSLAASQQGKGLMFEGLSVIIPYLQKQQHLHRIMANYMPRNQRSGALLDRLGFEKEGYARDYLKINGQWEDHVLTALVTPRG from the coding sequence ATGTTTGGCTATCGTTCATCTAGCCCAAGAATATCACTGAAATCTGAATCAATGCATATCAGAACCGTCGCAGAACGCGATAGTTGGTTATTGACTGATTATTATCAGGAAAATAGAGATTTTTTGATGCCGTGGGAGCCGTTACGCGATGAAAGCTATTTCCAACATCATGGCTGGGAAGCGCGATTACAGCTCATGAGTTTGCAGCAAAAACAGGGCGACGCTTTTTATTTTCTATTACTGGATCCTACCGAGCAACAGCTGTGGGGGGTTGCCAATTTTAGCCAAGTAATCCGGGGATGTTTTCAAGCCTGTTATTTAGGCTATTCCCTCGCAGCGTCGCAGCAAGGCAAGGGACTGATGTTTGAAGGCTTATCGGTGATTATTCCTTATCTACAAAAACAGCAGCATCTCCATCGGATCATGGCGAATTACATGCCACGCAATCAGCGCAGCGGGGCACTGTTAGATCGCCTCGGATTTGAAAAGGAAGGCTATGCTAGGGATTATTTGAAGATAAATGGACAGTGGGAAGACCATGTGCTCACGGCATTAGTCACCCCTAGGGGTTAA
- a CDS encoding c-type cytochrome, with protein MKYSLIALAFCSSVLTNFSASGQSASPTILQQGEYLARLGDCMACHTVAGKDDYAGGLAISSPLGTIYSTNITPDKQHGIGNFTEQQFADAVRKGVLPDGRHLYPAMPYPDYAKISDEDISALYHYFMQGVKPSGQQPPDTALRFPFNQRWGLALWNWAFVEEQPFTPLPGATQQVNRGAYIVESLGHCGSCHSPRGLAMNEKSLKSSEKSFIAGGELKGWAVPSLRGIARWSEQDIVDYLQTGRNRQAGVAGEMTSVVAHSTAYLTDEDARAIAAYLKALGGNPPLETGNPQSVKQTAEKLTTAKNLTAGETLYLDNCNACHFVNGKGAPHAFPALDQASIVNAENPTGLIHIILAGAQLPSTAKSASALKMPGFAHRLTDPQVAELATFIRQGWSNQAGAVTAAQVKTVREQLAKP; from the coding sequence ATGAAATATTCTTTAATTGCCTTAGCATTCTGTTCTAGCGTCTTGACGAATTTCTCTGCCTCGGGGCAGTCTGCTTCACCGACAATACTTCAGCAGGGTGAATATTTAGCACGGCTGGGCGACTGTATGGCCTGCCATACCGTGGCAGGAAAGGATGATTATGCCGGGGGATTAGCAATAAGCTCTCCTCTAGGCACGATCTATTCCACCAATATTACTCCCGATAAACAGCATGGTATCGGTAACTTTACTGAGCAACAATTTGCCGATGCTGTACGTAAAGGTGTCTTACCAGATGGCCGGCACCTCTATCCGGCTATGCCATATCCCGACTACGCTAAAATTAGTGATGAAGATATCAGCGCCCTCTATCACTATTTTATGCAAGGGGTGAAACCGAGCGGGCAACAGCCGCCTGACACTGCGTTACGTTTTCCCTTTAATCAACGCTGGGGGCTTGCGCTGTGGAATTGGGCTTTTGTTGAGGAGCAGCCTTTCACTCCCTTACCTGGGGCGACGCAACAGGTTAATCGCGGGGCCTATATCGTAGAGAGTTTAGGCCACTGCGGCAGTTGCCACTCTCCTCGCGGCCTCGCCATGAACGAGAAAAGCCTGAAAAGCAGTGAAAAGAGCTTTATTGCAGGGGGAGAGTTAAAGGGGTGGGCCGTTCCCTCATTACGTGGTATCGCCCGCTGGTCGGAACAAGATATCGTAGACTACCTACAAACCGGTCGTAATCGTCAGGCCGGCGTCGCGGGCGAAATGACCTCTGTGGTAGCGCATAGTACGGCTTATTTAACCGATGAGGATGCGCGAGCCATTGCCGCTTACCTTAAAGCATTGGGCGGTAACCCTCCGCTCGAAACCGGTAATCCTCAGTCAGTGAAGCAGACGGCAGAGAAGTTAACCACGGCGAAAAATTTAACCGCAGGTGAAACCTTGTACCTTGATAACTGCAATGCCTGTCACTTTGTTAATGGTAAGGGTGCTCCCCATGCCTTCCCTGCGTTGGACCAAGCATCGATAGTTAACGCTGAGAATCCTACTGGGTTGATTCACATCATCCTTGCAGGCGCACAGTTGCCTTCCACGGCAAAATCGGCTTCGGCTCTCAAAATGCCAGGGTTTGCCCATCGGCTGACGGATCCACAGGTCGCCGAACTGGCCACCTTTATCCGACAAGGTTGGAGTAATCAGGCTGGCGCGGTAACCGCCGCACAAGTTAAGACGGTGCGTGAGCAGCTAGCAAAACCTTAG
- a CDS encoding winged helix-turn-helix transcriptional regulator, with product MPDWVEGKLYFYAESPARRIMDLFSVKWSSMVLHALYHWPEGRARTGELQRSLQGISKKMLFQTLKELELRGLIARHVYDVVPPKVDYRLTTLGRTFAEPIEAMYQWGLDHQAALDEMESCYQGALSGKAQSS from the coding sequence ATGCCTGATTGGGTAGAAGGAAAACTCTATTTTTATGCAGAGTCGCCGGCGCGGAGGATCATGGATCTCTTTTCAGTAAAATGGAGTTCCATGGTGTTGCATGCCCTCTATCATTGGCCCGAGGGACGGGCTCGTACCGGCGAGTTACAACGTAGCTTACAGGGCATCTCAAAAAAGATGTTGTTTCAAACCTTAAAAGAGTTGGAGTTGCGCGGGCTTATTGCACGACATGTCTATGATGTGGTGCCACCCAAAGTCGATTATCGCCTCACGACATTGGGAAGAACCTTCGCTGAACCCATCGAAGCGATGTACCAATGGGGACTGGATCATCAAGCTGCGTTAGACGAAATGGAATCATGCTATCAAGGGGCGTTAAGTGGGAAAGCGCAATCCAGTTGA
- the grxB gene encoding glutaredoxin 2 yields MHLYVYDHCPFCVKARMIFGLDQQPVEVSFLLNDDEETPNKLIGKKMLPILVKDDNSAMGESLDIVHYVESLSSTPRLSSDVSEPLAQWLSDVGSYINKLLLPIMPTTDFAEFSTTAARDYYTAKKQAYIGDFGPLREQRASLVDKINHDLTRLVALIQSPHAVNGTLSYDDIHLFPLLRNLTLVKEIVWPAPVADLRDSLSTQSGVPLLFDLAQ; encoded by the coding sequence ATGCATCTTTATGTTTATGACCACTGCCCGTTCTGCGTCAAAGCACGAATGATTTTCGGTTTAGATCAGCAACCCGTTGAGGTCTCTTTCCTCCTCAATGACGATGAAGAGACGCCTAATAAGCTGATTGGGAAAAAGATGTTACCTATTTTGGTGAAGGACGATAACAGTGCGATGGGCGAAAGCTTAGACATTGTACACTATGTTGAATCCCTCTCGTCTACGCCTCGTCTATCCAGTGACGTTTCTGAGCCACTGGCTCAGTGGCTCTCCGATGTCGGCAGTTATATCAATAAACTATTATTACCTATTATGCCAACGACAGATTTTGCGGAGTTCTCCACCACTGCTGCTCGCGACTATTACACGGCAAAAAAACAAGCTTATATTGGCGATTTTGGGCCGTTACGTGAACAACGCGCTTCGCTAGTGGATAAAATTAACCATGATCTCACCCGCTTGGTCGCGCTTATTCAATCTCCCCATGCGGTAAATGGTACGCTCTCTTATGACGATATACACCTCTTTCCCTTATTGCGTAATCTCACGTTAGTGAAAGAGATCGTTTGGCCTGCGCCCGTCGCCGACTTGCGGGATTCACTGTCAACTCAATCCGGTGTTCCCTTGTTGTTCGATTTAGCTCAGTAG
- a CDS encoding flagella synthesis protein FlgN — translation MPDLHRNAGTILESLYQVLASLGHIINEEQRQLMAASPDSRRLISLSEDKQALLVTLTFVEQQRSEAEHALGIAPPYAEHPSLAARWQQIAPLARQLAEQNQHTALMLNQQLAWTEQVLNVLHPLQAQRFYGPDGHPVHNR, via the coding sequence ATGCCTGATCTTCATCGTAATGCCGGAACTATCCTCGAGAGCCTGTATCAAGTCTTGGCCTCTCTTGGTCACATCATTAATGAAGAGCAGCGACAGCTGATGGCGGCGTCACCAGATAGTCGCCGCTTAATCAGTCTCAGTGAAGATAAACAGGCATTATTGGTCACCCTCACCTTCGTGGAGCAACAGCGGAGCGAAGCAGAACACGCCTTGGGGATAGCGCCCCCTTATGCAGAACATCCTTCATTAGCAGCACGATGGCAGCAGATAGCGCCGTTAGCCCGGCAACTCGCCGAGCAAAATCAGCACACGGCCTTAATGCTCAATCAGCAACTGGCTTGGACAGAGCAAGTATTGAACGTACTCCATCCCCTGCAAGCTCAACGCTTTTATGGACCGGATGGTCATCCGGTCCACAATCGTTAA
- the flgM gene encoding flagellar biosynthesis anti-sigma factor FlgM has protein sequence MTIEKIPGFTGAGNELVQGQSRSRPLPSGQRSHSAMTLENQSAPVALSHSLSRLSSLSSSDIDNEKVERLRQAIAEGNYHIDAGKIADTLLALSKEDNNA, from the coding sequence ATGACAATCGAAAAAATACCAGGGTTTACTGGAGCGGGGAACGAATTGGTTCAAGGGCAATCCCGCTCGCGCCCCTTGCCTTCCGGCCAGCGATCACACTCTGCCATGACTCTGGAAAACCAGTCTGCTCCTGTGGCGTTAAGTCACTCGCTTTCACGTCTCTCATCGCTCAGTAGTAGTGATATTGATAATGAAAAAGTCGAAAGGCTGCGCCAAGCCATCGCTGAGGGAAATTATCATATTGATGCAGGGAAAATTGCAGACACCTTGCTCGCGCTCTCTAAGGAGGATAATAATGCCTGA
- a CDS encoding NAD(P)-dependent alcohol dehydrogenase, with amino-acid sequence MKINALVANNASAPLASAPITLRALQQQDVKIEVLYCGVCHSDLHMARNEWTVSHYPLVPGHEIVGKVIEVGTGVTRFSKGQIVGVGVMVDSCRECQFCQAEEEQYCEQGFTPTYNGIDRYTGQSTFGGYAQGIIVDQNFVVSVPDNLPLAGVAPLLCAGVTVWSPLRHFSVKAGDRVGIVGLGGLGHMAVKLASAMGAEVTLFTTSPQKGADAYRLGAKRVVVSTDKEQMAACQTSLDIIIDCVAAPHDLDPYLAALKTNGRLVLVGIPETSHPSPQITPMVFRRLSISGSSIGSIKETQEMLDFCGQHSITSDIELLLGEDIENAFQRMLKGDVKYRFVIDMHATHW; translated from the coding sequence ATGAAAATTAATGCCTTAGTGGCTAATAATGCCAGTGCACCACTCGCCTCAGCACCTATTACGTTGCGGGCGTTACAGCAACAGGATGTCAAAATTGAAGTCCTGTACTGCGGGGTCTGCCATTCTGACCTACATATGGCACGTAATGAGTGGACAGTGAGTCACTATCCCTTAGTGCCTGGCCATGAAATCGTTGGTAAAGTGATCGAAGTGGGCACCGGGGTCACTCGCTTTAGCAAGGGTCAGATCGTCGGCGTAGGGGTTATGGTCGATTCATGCCGTGAGTGCCAATTTTGTCAGGCTGAGGAAGAACAGTATTGTGAGCAAGGTTTTACGCCGACTTATAATGGCATTGACCGCTACACCGGACAAAGTACCTTTGGTGGTTATGCCCAGGGTATCATCGTCGATCAAAACTTTGTGGTCTCCGTCCCCGATAACCTGCCACTAGCTGGTGTCGCCCCGTTATTATGCGCCGGCGTCACCGTTTGGTCGCCGCTGCGCCACTTTAGTGTCAAAGCCGGTGATCGCGTAGGAATTGTCGGTCTTGGTGGCTTGGGCCATATGGCGGTAAAATTAGCCAGCGCAATGGGTGCCGAAGTCACTTTGTTTACTACCTCGCCACAAAAAGGCGCGGACGCTTACCGCTTAGGGGCAAAGCGAGTTGTCGTCTCTACGGATAAGGAACAGATGGCGGCATGTCAGACCTCGCTCGATATTATCATCGACTGTGTCGCGGCACCCCATGACTTGGACCCATACTTAGCAGCATTGAAAACCAACGGCCGCTTAGTTCTGGTGGGGATTCCAGAGACATCTCACCCTTCGCCACAAATTACCCCGATGGTATTTAGACGGTTAAGTATTAGCGGATCATCGATTGGCAGCATCAAAGAGACCCAAGAGATGCTCGACTTTTGTGGCCAACATTCGATCACTTCAGATATCGAACTCCTATTAGGCGAGGATATCGAAAATGCTTTCCAACGTATGCTGAAAGGCGACGTTAAATACCGCTTCGTGATCGATATGCACGCCACTCACTGGTAA
- a CDS encoding GMC family oxidoreductase: MAKITKPAVDVVVCGLGWAGSLMSIELAQAGLSVRALEKGPDRDYDEFAYPKPADEYAYAVRNKVMTTPAESAVTVRYGLQDTAVPTRKWGAFVPGGGVGGSGMHWTGVLIRPTPTDLKLKTYADQAYKPGILQEDMRIMDFPFSWQEIEPYYDKFERICGLSGNTGNLRGIIQPGGDPFEGPRSQPYPLPALEDTLNNVMFSTAAKKLGYHPFPNPSAAASRAWTNPYGNTITPCNYCGYCSKYPCLNYSKASPQTAVMDALKRMENFSYEVNAEVTRVVLHDDKKSAKGVTYYDAEGNECFQPASIVILSSFQYYNVRLMLLSGIGKPYNPMTEEGVVGRNYAFLSNGGATLFFKDKNFNPFVAAGPTGQMFNDISPGNVDGPSLGFIGGAKIHSSQATGTPISAALPKDTPKWGTGWKEGLETWYGHSMKVSITTTCMAYRDSYLDLDPTYTDKYGQPLLRMTFNWKRNELLLQQYLKGIVGDIVQELNPDSFSMSFLPMDANFDLTKYVSTHNVGGAVMGDNPNTSALNRYLQSWDVHNVFVPGGNAFPQNFQANPTDTIGAITLMAAQAIKDHYLKNPGPLVEA, encoded by the coding sequence ATGGCAAAAATAACGAAACCCGCGGTGGATGTCGTGGTATGTGGGCTTGGCTGGGCAGGCTCCCTGATGAGTATTGAACTCGCGCAAGCTGGACTCAGCGTGCGTGCATTGGAGAAAGGACCCGATCGCGACTACGACGAGTTCGCTTACCCTAAACCCGCCGATGAGTATGCTTATGCGGTACGCAATAAAGTCATGACGACTCCGGCGGAATCTGCGGTTACCGTCCGGTATGGGCTGCAAGACACCGCCGTTCCGACGCGTAAATGGGGAGCCTTTGTACCCGGTGGCGGTGTGGGTGGCTCGGGTATGCACTGGACCGGCGTCTTGATCCGTCCGACACCTACCGACTTAAAACTAAAGACCTATGCCGATCAAGCCTATAAACCCGGTATTCTGCAAGAAGATATGCGGATTATGGATTTCCCTTTTAGTTGGCAAGAGATCGAGCCTTACTACGATAAATTTGAACGCATTTGCGGTCTATCGGGCAATACGGGCAACCTGAGAGGTATCATTCAGCCAGGTGGTGATCCCTTTGAAGGGCCTCGTTCCCAGCCTTATCCTTTGCCTGCATTGGAAGACACCTTGAATAACGTGATGTTCTCCACTGCCGCCAAAAAGCTTGGTTACCACCCTTTCCCTAACCCTTCCGCCGCAGCGTCACGTGCTTGGACAAATCCTTATGGCAATACTATCACGCCTTGTAATTATTGCGGATATTGCTCGAAATACCCTTGCTTAAACTACTCCAAAGCGTCGCCGCAAACGGCAGTGATGGATGCCTTGAAGCGCATGGAAAATTTTTCCTATGAGGTCAATGCCGAAGTCACACGCGTCGTCTTACATGACGATAAAAAGAGTGCGAAGGGAGTCACCTACTATGATGCTGAAGGTAATGAGTGCTTTCAGCCTGCCTCAATTGTCATTCTCAGTAGTTTTCAATATTACAACGTTCGCTTAATGTTGCTTTCAGGGATAGGCAAGCCCTATAACCCGATGACTGAAGAAGGTGTGGTAGGACGTAACTATGCGTTTCTCAGTAACGGTGGGGCAACACTCTTTTTCAAAGACAAGAACTTTAATCCTTTCGTCGCTGCTGGACCGACTGGTCAGATGTTTAACGATATCTCACCCGGTAATGTTGATGGCCCTAGCCTAGGGTTTATCGGTGGAGCAAAAATTCATAGCTCACAAGCGACCGGTACGCCAATTAGCGCAGCGCTACCTAAAGATACGCCAAAATGGGGCACTGGCTGGAAAGAAGGATTAGAAACCTGGTACGGCCACTCGATGAAAGTCAGCATCACCACCACTTGTATGGCGTACCGCGACAGTTATCTGGATCTCGATCCAACTTATACCGATAAATATGGGCAACCTTTGTTGCGTATGACCTTTAATTGGAAACGTAACGAATTATTGTTACAGCAATACCTTAAAGGAATTGTCGGAGATATCGTCCAAGAGTTAAATCCAGATAGCTTTAGCATGAGTTTCCTCCCCATGGACGCAAATTTTGATCTCACCAAGTATGTCTCAACCCATAACGTGGGGGGTGCAGTGATGGGCGATAACCCTAACACCTCAGCATTAAATCGTTACTTACAAAGTTGGGATGTGCATAACGTGTTTGTCCCCGGGGGCAACGCTTTCCCACAAAATTTCCAAGCTAACCCCACTGATACGATTGGCGCGATCACCCTGATGGCGGCACAAGCCATCAAAGATCACTATTTAAAAAATCCTGGCCCATTGGTAGAGGCGTAA
- a CDS encoding gluconate 2-dehydrogenase subunit 3 family protein, whose product MLLQKNTSRRKFLLASLMALPLTELVLKGLTAAEAAELAAPDLNTYQPHFFSANEWQFILAATDRLIPAGGEGKAPGALETNVPIFIDQQLHDVNFGKEIYMQGPFPANLPATLGYQIPCYPQQIYQLGIAAVDQWCHQQQGKSFVQLTHSDQQQVLSSAEKGTIPFVQHPEHASLTASQFFSQLLNDTKHGYLADPMYGGNKGMKAWIAIGFPGARASYLEWVKQHNVHYPLGPVSIQSVQV is encoded by the coding sequence ATGTTGTTGCAAAAAAACACCAGTAGGAGAAAGTTCCTATTAGCCTCTTTAATGGCATTGCCCTTAACCGAGTTAGTGCTTAAGGGATTAACCGCCGCGGAGGCTGCTGAGTTAGCAGCCCCCGACCTGAACACTTACCAACCGCATTTCTTTTCTGCTAATGAATGGCAATTTATTCTTGCGGCGACGGATCGGCTGATCCCTGCCGGGGGTGAGGGTAAAGCCCCAGGTGCCTTAGAAACCAACGTGCCTATTTTTATCGATCAACAACTGCATGACGTCAATTTTGGAAAAGAGATTTACATGCAAGGCCCCTTTCCCGCTAATCTCCCCGCCACTTTGGGTTATCAAATCCCCTGTTACCCTCAGCAAATCTATCAACTAGGGATTGCGGCTGTCGATCAATGGTGCCACCAGCAGCAGGGTAAAAGCTTTGTTCAGCTGACTCACAGCGATCAACAGCAGGTACTCTCCAGCGCAGAGAAAGGAACGATACCTTTCGTGCAGCACCCAGAGCACGCCTCACTCACCGCCTCTCAGTTCTTTAGCCAATTACTTAATGATACCAAGCATGGCTATCTCGCCGATCCGATGTATGGCGGGAATAAAGGTATGAAAGCCTGGATTGCCATTGGCTTTCCCGGTGCGCGCGCCAGTTATCTTGAGTGGGTCAAGCAACATAATGTGCACTACCCATTAGGTCCCGTCAGTATCCAAAGCGTGCAAGTATAA